One window of the Buchnera aphidicola (Meitanaphis flavogallis) genome contains the following:
- a CDS encoding RnfABCDGE type electron transport complex subunit D produces MDYQYTKVSSIFFFRSTNDIMLLVILAIIPGIIIECYYFKIAILIQILLASLASVMFELFVLKLRKKEIYTYYFDFSPVLTGILLGLSLPAYSPWWISIIGSFFSIVITKQLYGGLGYNIFNPAMAGYAILLVSFPVLMTNWSFQNNLALLDTLSFKDVMSIIFFTNLEDYYKMISQFCEMPTFITQVTPLEQIRIHNKNILVNVTSFMSFLDNVAMYRHWILINCGFFIGGIFLLIKKIICWRISFSILLSLLSCYLFDFFYLKHDDVSPLIQLFLGSTMISVFFIATDPVTTSITKIGRIIFGGFIGVLIWIIRTFGGYPDAISFSILLANSLVPLIDHYTQPRIYGKIK; encoded by the coding sequence ATGGATTATCAATATACTAAAGTTAGTAGTATCTTTTTCTTCAGAAGTACTAATGATATTATGTTATTAGTAATATTAGCTATAATTCCTGGAATAATAATAGAATGTTATTATTTTAAAATAGCAATATTAATTCAAATATTACTTGCTAGTCTTGCATCAGTAATGTTTGAATTATTTGTTTTGAAGTTGAGGAAAAAAGAAATTTATACATATTATTTTGATTTTTCTCCAGTGTTAACTGGAATTTTATTGGGATTAAGTTTGCCTGCTTATTCGCCGTGGTGGATATCTATTATAGGGTCATTTTTTTCTATTGTGATAACAAAACAATTATATGGAGGCTTGGGATATAACATATTTAATCCTGCAATGGCAGGATATGCAATATTACTAGTTTCGTTTCCTGTTTTAATGACTAATTGGTCTTTTCAGAATAATTTAGCATTACTTGATACGTTGAGTTTTAAAGACGTAATGTCAATTATTTTTTTTACTAATTTGGAAGATTATTATAAAATGATATCTCAATTTTGTGAGATGCCTACTTTTATAACCCAAGTTACGCCTTTAGAACAAATTAGAATACACAACAAAAATATTTTAGTTAACGTTACTTCTTTTATGTCCTTTTTAGATAATGTAGCAATGTATCGTCATTGGATATTAATTAATTGTGGTTTTTTTATAGGAGGTATTTTTTTATTGATTAAAAAAATTATTTGCTGGAGAATTTCTTTTAGTATTTTATTATCTCTTTTGTCTTGTTATTTATTTGATTTTTTTTATTTGAAGCACGATGATGTTTCTCCATTAATTCAATTATTTTTAGGAAGCACTATGATAAGTGTTTTTTTTATTGCAACAGATCCTGTTACGACATCAATAACTAAGATAGGACGTATAATATTTGGAGGTTTTATTGGAGTTTTAATATGGATTATCAGAACTTTTGGAGGATATCCTGATGCTATATCGTTTTCAATATTGCTTGCTAATTCTCTTGTTCCGTTAATAGATCATTATACTCAACCACGTATTTATGGGAAAATAAAATAA
- the rsxG gene encoding electron transport complex subunit RsxG — protein sequence MLKKNRSISITLFIFSIVTASSVIIVYLLTKPIIMFQKEYHQKIVLDTILPKNLLHNTITSCFIMNHKLLGDDKNHRFWIVRKNDKIKAIIFETIAPDGYSGNIKMIVSSDLNNKILGVRILDHHETPGLGDKIDIKISDWITRFSGVVISGLNDSNFSLKKYGGNIDQFTGATITPLAVVNAIKRTVSLVNNVAFKNKKFDNCSSYYE from the coding sequence ATGTTAAAAAAAAATCGTTCAATTTCAATAACGTTATTTATTTTTTCTATTGTTACGGCAAGTAGTGTAATTATAGTATATTTATTAACTAAACCTATAATAATGTTTCAAAAAGAATATCATCAAAAAATTGTTTTAGATACTATTTTACCTAAAAATCTTTTACATAATACGATTACTTCGTGTTTTATTATGAATCATAAACTTTTAGGGGATGATAAAAACCATCGGTTTTGGATAGTTAGAAAAAATGATAAAATAAAAGCTATAATTTTTGAAACAATAGCACCAGATGGATATTCAGGAAATATAAAAATGATTGTATCTTCTGATTTAAATAATAAAATTTTAGGTGTACGTATATTGGATCATCATGAAACTCCTGGATTGGGAGATAAAATTGATATTAAGATTTCAGACTGGATCACTAGATTTTCAGGTGTTGTTATCTCAGGTTTGAATGATTCTAACTTTTCTTTAAAAAAATATGGAGGTAACATTGATCAATTTACAGGAGCTACTATTACTCCATTAGCTGTAGTTAACGCTATCAAGAGAACTGTTAGTTTAGTAAATAATGTAGCATTTAAAAATAAAAAGTTTGATAATTGTAGTTCTTATTATGAATAG
- a CDS encoding electron transport complex subunit E, protein MNSFFKILNYGIWTNNSSLVQLLGLCPMLAVTINATNALGLGLITTLVLICTNVIISVCRFWIPKNVRIPIYIMIISAVVSCFDCLINAYALNLYQSLGMFIPLIITNCVICSRADFIAMKSSVFISFMDGLFIGLGSTLAIFIIGSIREIIGSGTLFFGIENLFGSWSKLLYVKIINSNHTMLFFLYPSGAFMVLGFVLAGKNFIDKKISSNNCSLCLNKCLSHQGKK, encoded by the coding sequence ATGAATAGTTTTTTTAAAATTTTAAATTATGGAATATGGACGAATAATTCTTCTTTGGTGCAATTGCTTGGATTATGTCCTATGTTGGCAGTGACTATTAATGCTACTAATGCATTAGGATTAGGCTTGATAACAACATTAGTTTTAATTTGTACGAACGTCATTATATCGGTCTGTAGATTTTGGATTCCTAAAAATGTTCGTATTCCTATTTATATAATGATTATTAGTGCTGTCGTAAGTTGTTTTGATTGTTTAATTAATGCGTATGCATTGAATTTATATCAATCTTTGGGTATGTTTATTCCTTTAATTATTACTAATTGCGTTATATGTAGTCGAGCTGATTTTATTGCTATGAAGAGTTCTGTATTTATTTCGTTTATGGATGGATTATTTATAGGATTAGGATCTACTTTAGCGATTTTTATAATTGGATCTATTAGAGAAATTATTGGAAGTGGAACACTTTTTTTTGGTATTGAAAATTTATTTGGGTCTTGGTCGAAGTTGCTTTATGTAAAAATAATTAATTCTAATCATACAATGTTGTTTTTTTTATATCCTTCGGGTGCATTTATGGTTTTAGGATTTGTTTTAGCTGGAAAAAATTTTATAGATAAAAAAATTAGTTCGAACAATTGTTCGTTATGTTTGAACAAGTGTTTATCGCATCAAGGAAAAAAATAG
- the nth gene encoding endonuclease III has protein sequence MHFDLLNEILLIFSKTNPEPKIELNFSSSFELLIAVILSARSTDRMVNKVTKRLYSVANTPSSILSIGTQGLKNYIKTLGLFNKKSSNIIRTCDILLNRYNGKVPNSFIDLRSLPGVGRKTANVVLNCIFQKKTIAVDTHVFRVCNRMGFIQETTKIKTEKKLLNIIPEAFKLHFHNWLVLHGRYVCTSKRPKCSICLIKHLCQFEYKNI, from the coding sequence TTGCATTTTGATTTACTTAATGAAATTTTGCTTATTTTTTCTAAAACTAATCCTGAACCGAAAATAGAATTAAATTTTTCTTCAAGTTTTGAATTATTAATTGCAGTAATATTATCAGCGCGATCTACTGATCGTATGGTAAATAAAGTGACTAAACGTTTGTATAGCGTTGCTAATACACCTTCATCTATTTTGTCAATAGGTACACAAGGTTTAAAGAATTATATAAAAACATTAGGTTTATTTAATAAAAAATCTTCTAATATTATTAGAACTTGTGATATTTTATTAAATAGATATAATGGAAAAGTTCCTAATAGTTTTATTGATTTACGATCTTTGCCAGGAGTAGGAAGGAAAACTGCCAATGTAGTTTTAAATTGTATATTTCAAAAAAAAACTATTGCAGTAGATACACATGTATTTAGAGTTTGTAATAGAATGGGGTTTATACAAGAAACAACAAAAATAAAAACAGAAAAAAAGTTATTGAACATAATTCCTGAAGCATTTAAGTTACATTTTCATAATTGGTTGGTTCTTCATGGCCGTTATGTATGTACGTCTAAACGTCCGAAATGTTCTATATGTTTGATTAAACATTTATGTCAATTCGAGTATAAAAATATTTAG